One Paraburkholderia caballeronis genomic window, CGACGCTGCCGGCGTGGGATGGGGCGCCGCATTGAGGGTGGCGGCCGACGCTTGCGGCGGCCTGTGTAGCTAACGACGACGGCGCCGGTGTGAACCGGCGCCGTCGTGCATTTTGGGCGGCGTTGTCTCGGGGTGCAGAGCGTACGGCGATTGACGTGCTTAACGGCGTCACGCTCAAACTCCAGGAAACCGGACCTCGAAAACACCGGCCGGAAAAAATTCCGGCCGCGATATCGCTATCGCGGCCAGAACGTACTGCTGTCGATCAGAAGCGGTGCGTCATGCCCACGATCGCCGCGACCTGATGGCTGGTGCTGGACCACGTCGAACCGCTAAGATTCGCAACCGCTGCCTGCCCCGTCGAATCGACCCCCGACGCGCTTTCGTAGAAACCGGTCGCGTACAGCGACGTACGCACGCTCAGCGCGTAGATCACGCCAAGGTTGACCTGGTTGTAGTGGGCGCTGCCGAAGTCGCCGGCGCCGCTGTTATGCGTGTAGATATACGCGCCAGCCAGCGTCAGGGCCGGCGTGAACGCGTACTTCACGTTCAGTTCGCCGGAATTGAACGTCGCGGTGCCGCCGGTGTACTTCGTCGCGTACGGGCTGCCCACCGGATTGACCGAACCGAGGTCCTTGAACTGCGTGTTCGAATACAGCACGGCGATCGTCGCCGGCCCGAGCGCGTACGAACCGCCTGCCGTGAGGATCTGCTGCGCGCCCGCCGAAGCGTAGCCGCCGAAGATCCGGCTCGGCATGTTGTTCGTGCCGCCGGGCGCCGACGTCGGCGTGGACGAGTTGCCCTGGTTGCCGAACGTCGCGTAATACGGATCCTTCGTGTACATGTAGCCCACGCCGAACTTGAACGGACCGTTCGCATACGAAGCCGCGACGTCCCACACCGAGTTCTTCGAGAACTGGCCAGCCTGACCGCCGAAGCTGTACAACAGCCCGACCGTCAGCCCGCGCCACGTCGGGCTCGTGTATTTGAGCGAGTTCTGGATGCGGTTCGACGTATCGACGTTGTCCACGTCGGCGGCGCGCGTGCCGTAGCCGAGACCGGATGCGGCCCAGTCCGCGCCCGAACCGAAGATGCTGTTCGCGTCGTTGCTGGCCGAATACTGGCGGCCCGCGGTCAACGTACCGTAGGTCTTGCTCGACAGCCCGACGAAGGCCTTGCGACCGAACAGCAGGCCACCCTGGCTCATGCCGCCGGTGCCGATCGTGTAGCCGTTTTCGAGCGTGAAGATCGCGCTCAGCCCGCCGCCCAGGTCTTCCGAGCCGCGCAGGCCCCAGCGCGACGAATTCGCGGTGGAAAGCTGATAGACGTGGTCGCCCTTGACGTTGTTGGTATAGAGCAGGCCCGCGTCCGCGACGCCGTACAACGTCACGCTGCTTTGGGCATGCGCGACGCCCGCGAAAGCGCCCAGCGCGAGAACAGCCGCAGTGGTCTTTTTGAGTTTCATCTATTCGGATTTCTTGTAGGTAATACGGTCGCGATAGATAAATCGGCAACCTGACACCCGGCGTCATTTAAATAGATTTTCATCCGGATAATTAATCTGGAATTCCGCCATTCAAATCCCCCGGGACTCGCTGGTCGGTTCGATATCACCCGCTACTCCAAACCATTTAGTGTTGCGAACGAAACTCGACCAGTCCGCGAATGCTAACATGCCAGATATCGTTTTCATTGTGACAGTTTCGCATATTGTTGTGATCTATCCACGCTATTGTTCACGCAACTATCACAATATAAATGTACACATCCGCATCGAAGGCCGACGCTCCTGTCGGAAAAGATGAATCTGGAAATAGGATATAAAAATAATCGAGAAAAGAAATCCACCATCGCATTCATAAATGCAATGGAATGGTGCGCTGGATATTCAAAATCGGGATTTCAGCCAGCCGGACGCCCCAAAACGAGCGCCGCGCCTTTCTCAGAAATCAGTCGAATAAAGCCTGCCGCCAATCCGGTTCGAAACGGCCTGCCCGAAACGGGTCATGCACCGGCCAGACGATCGACGGTGATCTCGTCGATGCGGTCGGTGCAGATCGAATCGACTCCCCATGCCGCCAGTTGGCGCGCACGCTCCAGTTCGTTGACCGTATAGACGAGGATTCTCAACCCTGCCGCCTTGATCCCGGCAACCCGCGCTTCGTCCAGCGCGCGATGATCGACGTGCAGCGAAACGCAATCGAGACTCTCCGTCTGCTCGCGCCAGTCGGGCGGCAACGCACCGAACAGCAGGCCGCGCGGCAGCGCCGGCGCGGCGTCCCGCGCCGCAGCCAGCGCCTGACAGGAAAACGACGACAGTAGCGGCGCGGGCTCGCCGCGTTGCCAAAGAGATGCCGCCTGTTGTGCGACGACCCGGCCTGTCAGCGTCTCGCGACCGGGGCTCGGCTTGATCTCGATGTTCGCCGCCACGCCGAGTTCCAGGCAGGCGCTCGCGACCTGATCGAGGGTCGGCATGATTTCGCGTTCGAAACCCGCGTCGAACCAGCTTCCCGCATCGAGCCGGGCGATCGACGCATAGTCCATCCGCGCCGCCGCACCCTGGCCGTTGCTCGTGCGATCGACGGTATCGTCGTGCAGCAGGAACACGACGTCGTCCGCGGACAGCTTCGCGTCGAACTCCACCATCTTCATCCCGAGTTGCGCGCCGAGCCGGATGCCGGCCAGCGTGTTTTCGGGCGCCAGCGTGCCGCCGCCGCGATGCGCGACGACGCGCGGATACGGCCATGCGGGCGCACGGCCTTTAACGGAGCCAGTCAGCGGTTTCGAGTCGCTCATCACACGCGCAATCCAGTAGTTGAATCGAAGAA contains:
- a CDS encoding porin; translated protein: MKLKKTTAAVLALGAFAGVAHAQSSVTLYGVADAGLLYTNNVKGDHVYQLSTANSSRWGLRGSEDLGGGLSAIFTLENGYTIGTGGMSQGGLLFGRKAFVGLSSKTYGTLTAGRQYSASNDANSIFGSGADWAASGLGYGTRAADVDNVDTSNRIQNSLKYTSPTWRGLTVGLLYSFGGQAGQFSKNSVWDVAASYANGPFKFGVGYMYTKDPYYATFGNQGNSSTPTSAPGGTNNMPSRIFGGYASAGAQQILTAGGSYALGPATIAVLYSNTQFKDLGSVNPVGSPYATKYTGGTATFNSGELNVKYAFTPALTLAGAYIYTHNSGAGDFGSAHYNQVNLGVIYALSVRTSLYATGFYESASGVDSTGQAAVANLSGSTWSSTSHQVAAIVGMTHRF
- the ugpQ gene encoding glycerophosphodiester phosphodiesterase; protein product: MSDSKPLTGSVKGRAPAWPYPRVVAHRGGGTLAPENTLAGIRLGAQLGMKMVEFDAKLSADDVVFLLHDDTVDRTSNGQGAAARMDYASIARLDAGSWFDAGFEREIMPTLDQVASACLELGVAANIEIKPSPGRETLTGRVVAQQAASLWQRGEPAPLLSSFSCQALAAARDAAPALPRGLLFGALPPDWREQTESLDCVSLHVDHRALDEARVAGIKAAGLRILVYTVNELERARQLAAWGVDSICTDRIDEITVDRLAGA